In Nitrobacteraceae bacterium AZCC 1564, the following proteins share a genomic window:
- a CDS encoding protein required for attachment to host cells (product_source=COG5622; cog=COG5622; pfam=PF18856): MSKNTYIRIPHNAYIVVGDGRKALFLRNEGNTLTPRLKTEQVFVNDNPPTREQGSDQPGRTFASVGARRSSMGQADWHAIEEQRFARTIADTLETLARNKKIPGFIIAAPPRTLAELRQSLNGTVKQRIIAELDKDFTGHPVDEIKKHLTTA; this comes from the coding sequence ATGTCCAAAAACACGTACATCCGAATCCCGCACAACGCCTATATCGTGGTGGGGGATGGTCGAAAGGCTCTGTTTCTCCGCAATGAAGGCAACACACTCACGCCACGGCTGAAGACTGAGCAGGTCTTCGTAAACGACAATCCTCCCACCCGCGAACAGGGATCGGACCAGCCGGGCCGAACATTCGCCAGCGTTGGCGCTCGGCGAAGCAGCATGGGACAGGCCGACTGGCACGCCATCGAGGAGCAACGGTTTGCGCGCACCATCGCCGACACGCTCGAAACTCTGGCGCGGAACAAGAAAATTCCAGGCTTCATCATCGCAGCCCCGCCCCGCACGCTGGCGGAACTGCGGCAGTCACTCAACGGCACTGTGAAGCAGCGCATTATCGCCGAACTGGACAAGGACTTCACCGGTCATCCAGTCGACGAAATCAAGAAGCACCTCACCACTGCGTAG
- a CDS encoding formyltetrahydrofolate deformylase (product_source=KO:K01433; cath_funfam=3.30.70.260,3.40.50.170; cog=COG0788; ko=KO:K01433; pfam=PF00551,PF01842; superfamily=53328,55021; tigrfam=TIGR00655), translating to MSQQQFVLTLSCPDRPGIVSAVSTFLFANGQNILDAQQYSDTETGQFFMRVMFDTPGATAELATLQAGFSVIAQPFNMVWKIRDRSTHHRVLLMVSKFDHCLVDILYRWRTGDLPMIPTAIVSNHPRETYEGLDFGGIPFHYLPITKETKPQQEAAVWKLVEETKSGLVVLARYMQVLSEEFAGKLSGRCINIHHSFLPGFKGAKPYHQAHERGVKLIGATAHYVTSALDEGPIIDQDVERISHRDAPEDLIRKGSDIERRVLARAMRYHLEDRVILNGLKTVVFTD from the coding sequence ATGTCCCAGCAACAATTCGTACTGACTTTATCCTGCCCGGATCGTCCGGGCATCGTCTCGGCCGTCTCGACCTTCCTATTTGCGAATGGGCAGAACATTCTCGATGCCCAGCAATACAGCGACACTGAGACGGGTCAGTTTTTCATGCGGGTGATGTTTGACACGCCCGGCGCGACGGCGGAACTGGCGACGCTGCAAGCCGGCTTCAGCGTTATTGCACAGCCCTTCAATATGGTCTGGAAGATCCGTGATCGCTCAACGCACCACCGCGTCCTGTTGATGGTGTCCAAATTCGATCATTGCCTGGTCGACATTCTTTATCGGTGGCGAACCGGCGATCTGCCCATGATCCCCACCGCGATCGTCTCCAACCATCCGCGCGAGACATACGAAGGTTTGGATTTCGGCGGCATTCCATTTCACTATTTGCCAATCACGAAGGAAACAAAACCGCAGCAGGAAGCCGCAGTGTGGAAGCTGGTCGAGGAGACCAAATCCGGTCTCGTCGTGTTGGCGCGTTACATGCAGGTCCTGTCGGAGGAGTTCGCCGGTAAATTGTCAGGGCGCTGCATCAACATTCACCATTCATTCCTGCCTGGATTCAAGGGAGCTAAACCTTACCATCAGGCGCACGAGCGCGGCGTCAAGCTGATCGGCGCCACGGCGCATTACGTCACAAGCGCCCTCGATGAAGGTCCGATTATCGATCAGGACGTGGAGCGCATCAGTCATCGCGATGCGCCGGAGGACCTCATCCGCAAGGGGAGCGATATCGAGCGCCGCGTGCTTGCCCGCGCCATGCGCTATCACCTCGAGGATCGCGTGATCCTCAATGGCCTCAAGACGGTTGTGTTTACGGATTGA
- a CDS encoding uroporphyrinogen-III synthase (product_source=KO:K01719; cath_funfam=3.40.50.10090; cog=COG1587; ko=KO:K01719; pfam=PF02602; superfamily=69618), with translation MAERLNGYRILILETREEAQFSRLLQDQGASVLQCPMFTIHDAPDPAPVEAWIRQCIQHPFDDLVLMTGEGLRRLMKAAGRMEVDEDFIAAISKARKLARGPKPVRALREIGLEAQIVTETPTSEGVADMLSRVELKDHRVGLQLYPDKNHSKLVTAIASRGAIVVPVLPYVYDAEAADANIVSAIDEMVQGRVDAIALTSSGQVRRLIDVARAHGLDEQLRTGLAKTPIASVGPVVSDELRENGLRTDIYPANGAFFMKPLISAMALALNKSPPRMAQAST, from the coding sequence ATGGCGGAGAGACTGAACGGGTATCGGATTCTGATCCTGGAAACACGTGAGGAGGCACAATTCTCCCGCCTCCTACAAGATCAGGGCGCAAGTGTCCTGCAATGCCCCATGTTTACCATCCATGACGCCCCGGACCCCGCTCCCGTTGAGGCCTGGATCCGCCAATGCATCCAGCACCCGTTCGACGATCTCGTGCTGATGACCGGTGAAGGCTTGCGGCGGTTGATGAAAGCAGCGGGGCGCATGGAGGTTGACGAGGACTTCATCGCGGCGATCAGCAAGGCGCGGAAGCTTGCGCGGGGACCGAAACCGGTTCGCGCGCTGCGTGAAATCGGGTTGGAAGCGCAGATTGTGACCGAAACACCAACATCGGAGGGGGTCGCCGATATGCTGTCGCGCGTCGAGTTGAAAGACCATCGCGTCGGTCTCCAACTCTATCCTGACAAGAACCACAGCAAGCTTGTGACCGCGATCGCATCACGCGGTGCCATTGTCGTGCCCGTGCTTCCTTACGTTTATGATGCCGAGGCTGCCGACGCCAATATCGTGTCGGCGATCGACGAGATGGTCCAAGGGCGCGTCGACGCCATTGCTCTCACAAGCTCAGGACAGGTCCGCCGCCTGATCGACGTGGCAAGAGCACATGGCCTCGATGAGCAATTGCGCACGGGCCTGGCCAAAACACCGATTGCGTCGGTTGGTCCCGTTGTTTCCGACGAGCTGAGGGAGAATGGCCTGCGCACCGATATCTATCCCGCCAACGGTGCCTTCTTTATGAAGCCCCTGATTAGCGCGATGGCGCTGGCGCTCAACAAATCACCGCCGCGCATGGCACAAGCCTCAACGTGA
- a CDS encoding crotonobetainyl-CoA:carnitine CoA-transferase CaiB-like acyl-CoA transferase (product_source=COG1804; cath_funfam=3.40.50.10540; cog=COG1804; pfam=PF02515; superfamily=89796), which translates to MSDLPLSEFRVVEIGTGDALGYCGKLFSDFGADVIKIEPPGGDPARRISPMVDVGGGERESVTFAWLNTNKKSIITDPENPDDAERILELLASSDLLLDARHPDIVKSSLISHDRLRQSDPGLAITALSWFGESGPYRNYEATEAVCRSLAGLVKLVGPVEGPPVLPRDGQVGVVGGLTAFIPSLAGLYGHTNGARRFAVNNLEAMLQISEFDTGLALETGFSRPRPGINRFGRGYPSGTFPTKHDWLGVTVVTPAQWIAFCKMIERPDVGAESKYASHIGRFMHADELKQIISPILLTRTAMEWFEKGIELRLPLAVVPDMKELLAQDVHRSRGAFGPVTIGTASFEGPVLPQHLTRALPKANGRASLAGEHKTTDLPTHQRAATRAATEQDALPLKGLRIIDLTMGWAGPTATRQMGDLGADVIKVESCQYPDWFRGTDTRPPYHEERTYEKTYWFQMNNRNKRGITLDLTTEKGLSLLKRLMKDADAVIDNYAADVMPRLGLDVQTILDINPRLVVLTMPAFGMSGPWSGVRAYGSTLEQASGLPSVNGSPNDPPTMLHAALGDPIGGLNAAAALMLGFMHQKITGKGQHIDLSQVQCMLPMVAPSILEQSATGTTSPRLGNRHPRFVPHGCFPALGIDQWVTLAVRTDDEWRALCSVMRRPDLAANPALATVAGRRQHEDEIETAVRQWLADVRPDIAMVSLQGAGIPAGIAKLPQDLAADPHLLSVGHWQPSERPFMGPHLLPSVAYREGDATRPYAINHLAPTLGQHNHEVLSGILGLTDEEIAELERDEVIGSTATMAKKRAENSSVKTARAAE; encoded by the coding sequence ATGTCTGACTTGCCGTTGTCGGAATTTCGCGTCGTCGAAATTGGAACGGGCGACGCGCTCGGCTACTGCGGCAAGCTGTTCTCGGACTTTGGCGCCGACGTCATCAAGATCGAACCGCCTGGGGGCGATCCCGCGCGGCGCATCTCACCTATGGTGGATGTCGGCGGCGGAGAACGAGAAAGCGTCACGTTTGCGTGGCTGAACACGAACAAGAAGAGCATCATCACCGATCCGGAAAATCCGGACGACGCGGAAAGAATTCTGGAGCTACTCGCGAGCAGCGATCTGCTGCTCGACGCGCGTCACCCCGACATCGTGAAGTCGTCACTGATTTCCCATGACCGGCTGCGCCAATCTGATCCCGGCCTTGCGATTACGGCGCTGTCGTGGTTCGGCGAAAGCGGCCCCTACCGCAATTACGAGGCGACCGAAGCAGTCTGCCGCAGTCTCGCTGGCCTGGTGAAGCTCGTCGGCCCGGTCGAAGGTCCTCCCGTTCTGCCGCGCGACGGACAGGTCGGTGTCGTTGGCGGCCTGACGGCTTTTATTCCAAGCCTTGCTGGGCTGTATGGTCACACCAATGGCGCACGCCGCTTCGCCGTCAACAATCTCGAGGCGATGCTGCAGATCAGCGAGTTTGACACGGGTCTTGCGCTCGAGACTGGCTTTTCACGCCCCCGCCCGGGCATCAACCGGTTCGGCCGAGGCTACCCAAGCGGCACCTTTCCAACCAAACATGACTGGCTCGGGGTTACGGTTGTCACTCCGGCGCAATGGATTGCGTTTTGCAAAATGATCGAGCGCCCGGACGTTGGTGCCGAATCAAAATATGCGTCGCACATCGGACGCTTCATGCATGCCGACGAGTTGAAACAAATCATCTCGCCGATCCTGTTGACGCGCACGGCGATGGAATGGTTCGAGAAGGGCATTGAACTGCGCCTTCCCTTGGCCGTCGTGCCCGACATGAAAGAACTTTTGGCGCAGGACGTTCATCGTAGCCGTGGCGCGTTCGGACCGGTAACCATCGGCACCGCATCGTTTGAAGGGCCTGTCTTACCGCAGCATCTGACGCGCGCATTGCCGAAGGCAAACGGGCGCGCATCGCTCGCCGGAGAGCACAAGACGACCGATTTGCCCACGCATCAGCGTGCAGCGACGCGCGCCGCCACCGAACAGGATGCGCTGCCGCTGAAGGGGCTGCGCATCATTGACCTCACCATGGGCTGGGCGGGGCCAACCGCAACACGCCAGATGGGCGATCTCGGCGCCGACGTGATCAAGGTGGAGTCGTGTCAGTATCCGGATTGGTTCCGCGGCACCGATACGAGACCGCCATATCATGAAGAACGGACCTACGAGAAAACCTATTGGTTCCAAATGAACAACCGCAACAAGCGCGGTATCACGCTGGATCTCACGACCGAAAAGGGCTTGTCGCTGCTCAAGCGCCTGATGAAGGACGCCGACGCTGTGATCGACAATTATGCCGCCGACGTCATGCCGCGGCTCGGTCTCGACGTGCAGACAATCCTGGACATCAACCCGCGGCTGGTCGTTTTGACGATGCCAGCCTTCGGAATGTCGGGTCCATGGAGCGGCGTCCGTGCCTATGGATCAACGTTGGAGCAGGCTTCCGGATTGCCTTCTGTGAACGGCAGCCCGAATGATCCGCCAACTATGCTGCACGCCGCGCTTGGCGACCCGATCGGAGGTCTCAATGCCGCCGCGGCCCTGATGCTCGGCTTCATGCACCAGAAGATCACCGGCAAGGGCCAGCACATCGATCTCAGCCAGGTGCAGTGCATGTTGCCGATGGTGGCGCCATCGATCCTCGAACAGTCTGCCACCGGCACCACCAGCCCTCGTCTTGGAAATCGCCATCCGCGCTTCGTGCCGCATGGCTGTTTTCCGGCTCTCGGCATCGACCAATGGGTCACGCTGGCTGTCCGAACGGACGACGAGTGGCGGGCCCTATGTAGCGTGATGCGGCGTCCTGACCTCGCCGCAAACCCAGCATTAGCCACCGTCGCAGGACGACGCCAACATGAGGACGAGATCGAAACCGCTGTCCGCCAGTGGCTCGCCGATGTTCGGCCGGATATCGCAATGGTTTCTCTCCAGGGCGCCGGTATTCCTGCCGGTATTGCGAAACTCCCGCAGGATCTTGCCGCAGATCCACACCTGCTCAGCGTCGGCCATTGGCAGCCTAGCGAGCGCCCCTTCATGGGCCCGCACCTTCTACCGTCCGTCGCTTACCGCGAGGGCGACGCGACACGGCCCTACGCGATCAACCACCTCGCCCCGACACTCGGCCAGCACAACCATGAGGTGTTGAGTGGAATACTGGGCTTGACCGACGAGGAAATCGCCGAACTGGAGCGCGACGAAGTCATCGGCTCGACGGCAACGATGGCCAAGAAGCGGGCTGAGAACTCGTCGGTCAAAACCGCTCGCGCGGCGGAGTAG